The Pseudomonas wenzhouensis genome has a segment encoding these proteins:
- the radC gene encoding RadC family protein has protein sequence MSIRDWPAAERPREKLLEQGAASLTDAELLAIFLRTGVTGKSAVDLARYLLSEFGSLRALLEADLAGFSQYLGLGPAKYAQLQAVLEMSRRHLAERLRRDSALESPQAVRDYLKAQLRHEPHEVFGCLFLDAKHRVLAFEVLFRGSIDSASVYPRQVVKRALANNAAAVILTHNHPSGVSEPSQADRVLTQRLKDALALVEVRVLDHFIVGDGEPLSMAELGWM, from the coding sequence ATGAGCATTCGCGATTGGCCTGCGGCAGAGCGTCCGCGAGAGAAATTGCTGGAGCAGGGCGCAGCATCACTGACCGATGCCGAACTGTTGGCGATCTTTCTGCGCACCGGGGTGACCGGCAAGAGTGCGGTGGATCTGGCGCGCTATCTGCTGAGCGAATTCGGCAGCCTGAGGGCGTTGCTCGAAGCCGACCTGGCCGGTTTCAGCCAGTACCTCGGCCTGGGCCCGGCCAAGTACGCACAGCTACAGGCAGTGCTGGAGATGTCGCGGCGCCATCTGGCCGAGCGCCTGCGTCGCGATTCAGCGCTGGAAAGCCCGCAGGCCGTGCGCGATTACCTCAAGGCGCAACTGCGCCATGAGCCGCATGAGGTGTTTGGCTGCCTGTTTCTCGATGCCAAGCACCGGGTGTTGGCGTTCGAGGTGCTATTTCGCGGCAGCATCGACAGTGCCAGCGTGTATCCCAGGCAAGTGGTCAAGCGTGCGTTGGCCAATAACGCCGCCGCCGTCATCCTCACGCATAACCACCCCTCGGGTGTGTCGGAACCCAGCCAGGCTGACCGCGTACTGACCCAGCGCCTCAAGGATGCCCTGGCACTGGTCGAGGTGCGCGTGCTCGATCATTTCATTGTCGGCGATGGCGAGCCGCTGTCGATGGCCGAGCTGGGCTGGATGTAG
- the coaBC gene encoding bifunctional phosphopantothenoylcysteine decarboxylase/phosphopantothenate--cysteine ligase CoaBC, with protein MQRLYRKRIIVGVGGGIAAYKSAELVRRLKDQGAEVRVVMTQGGREFITPLTLQALSGHPVHLDLLDPAAEAAMGHIELARWADLILIAPATADLIARLAQGIANDLLTTLVLATDAPIALAPAMNQAMWRDAATQANLELLQQRGMRLFGPASGSQACGDVGLGRMLEANDLALLAADCFQRQALDGLHVLITAGPTQENIDPVRYITNHSSGKMGFALAEAAAEAGARVTLVSGPVHLPTPDRVSRIDVVSARDMLAACEAAMPCDVLIAAAAVADYRPEVVAQHKLKKDPSSGEGMLLQMVRNPDILATIAGREDRPFSVGFAAETENLLEYASRKLRDKNLDLIVANDVANPSIGFNSEENAITVIDRGLQQISFAQTSKGKIARQLITLIKERLNKN; from the coding sequence ATGCAGCGGCTGTATCGCAAACGCATCATCGTCGGCGTGGGGGGCGGTATTGCCGCCTACAAGAGCGCCGAACTGGTTCGCCGACTCAAGGATCAGGGCGCCGAAGTGCGCGTAGTGATGACCCAGGGCGGCCGCGAGTTCATCACCCCGCTGACCCTGCAAGCCCTTTCCGGCCACCCGGTTCATCTCGACCTGCTCGACCCTGCTGCCGAAGCGGCGATGGGCCATATCGAGCTGGCGCGCTGGGCCGATCTGATCCTCATCGCCCCGGCCACCGCCGACCTGATCGCGCGCCTGGCCCAGGGCATCGCCAACGACCTGCTGACCACCCTGGTGCTGGCTACCGATGCGCCGATTGCCCTGGCTCCGGCGATGAACCAGGCCATGTGGCGCGACGCGGCCACTCAGGCCAACCTCGAACTGCTGCAACAGCGCGGCATGCGCCTATTCGGCCCGGCCTCCGGCAGCCAGGCCTGCGGCGATGTCGGCCTTGGCCGCATGCTCGAAGCCAATGATCTGGCCCTGCTGGCCGCCGACTGCTTCCAGCGTCAGGCGCTCGATGGCCTGCATGTCCTGATCACCGCCGGCCCGACTCAGGAAAACATCGACCCGGTGCGCTACATCACCAACCACAGCTCCGGCAAGATGGGCTTTGCCCTCGCCGAGGCCGCTGCCGAAGCCGGCGCGCGCGTGACCCTGGTCAGCGGCCCGGTGCACTTGCCGACGCCAGACCGGGTCAGCCGCATCGATGTGGTCAGCGCCCGCGACATGCTCGCTGCCTGCGAAGCCGCCATGCCCTGCGACGTGCTGATCGCCGCCGCCGCGGTGGCCGACTACCGCCCGGAAGTGGTCGCGCAGCACAAGTTGAAGAAAGACCCCAGCAGCGGCGAGGGCATGCTCCTGCAAATGGTGCGCAACCCGGATATTCTCGCCACCATCGCCGGCCGCGAGGATCGCCCGTTCAGCGTGGGCTTCGCCGCCGAAACCGAGAACCTGCTGGAATACGCCTCGCGCAAGCTGCGCGACAAGAATCTCGACCTGATCGTCGCCAATGATGTGGCCAACCCCAGCATCGGCTTCAATAGTGAAGAGAACGCCATCACCGTGATCGACCGTGGGCTGCAGCAAATCAGCTTCGCCCAGACCAGCAAGGGCAAGATCGCCCGCCAGTTGATCACCCTTATCAAAGAACGACTGAACAAGAACTGA
- the dut gene encoding dUTP diphosphatase: protein MHALQAKILDPRLGQEFPLPQYATPGSAGLDLRAMLKEEIILEPGQTVLIPTGLSIYIGDPDLAALVLPRSGLGHKHGIVLGNLVGLIDSDYQGELMVSCWNRGQSPFTIAIGERIAQLVLVPVVQAHFELVEQFDETQRGAGGFGHSGSH from the coding sequence ATGCACGCTCTGCAAGCCAAGATCCTCGACCCCCGCCTCGGCCAGGAATTTCCCCTGCCGCAATACGCCACACCAGGCTCCGCCGGCCTTGACCTGCGTGCCATGCTCAAGGAAGAGATCATCCTCGAGCCGGGGCAGACCGTGCTGATTCCCACCGGGCTGTCGATCTACATCGGCGACCCCGACCTGGCCGCGCTGGTCCTGCCGCGCTCGGGCCTCGGCCACAAACATGGCATCGTCCTCGGCAACCTGGTCGGCCTGATCGACTCGGACTACCAGGGCGAACTGATGGTGTCGTGCTGGAACCGTGGCCAGAGCCCCTTCACCATCGCCATCGGCGAGCGCATCGCGCAACTGGTACTGGTGCCGGTGGTGCAGGCGCATTTCGAACTGGTCGAGCAGTTCGACGAGACCCAACGCGGCGCCGGCGGCTTCGGCCACTCCGGCAGCCACTGA
- the algC gene encoding phosphomannomutase/phosphoglucomutase translates to MSNSQSAPKLPDDIFRAYDIRGVVGDTLTAEYAYWIGRAIGSQSLAQGEPKVIVGRDGRLSGPELLQQLVQGLLDCGCEVTDIGMVPTPVVYFAANVLEGRSAVMLTGSHNPPDYNGFKIIIAGDTLANEQILALKTRLDNNDLATGVGSVQQIDVLQRYFKTIRDDIALAKPLRVVVDCGNGAAGVIAPQLIEALGCSVIPLFCEVDGTFPNHHPDPGKPENLVDLIARVKAENADLGLAFDGDGDRVGVVTNTGTIVYPDRLLMLFAKDVVSRNPGADIIFDVKCTRRLTPLISGYGGRPVMWKTGHSLIKKKMKETGALLAGEMSGHIFFKERWYGFDDGIYSAARLLEILSLEKRNAEQVFSAFPSDISTPEINIKVTEQTKFGMIERLQREGQWGEANITSIDGVRVDYPKGWGLIRASNTTPVLVLRFEADTQEELERIQDVFRAQLLKVAPDLQLPF, encoded by the coding sequence ATGAGCAACAGCCAAAGCGCCCCCAAACTTCCCGACGACATCTTCCGTGCCTACGACATCCGTGGCGTGGTCGGTGACACCCTGACCGCCGAATACGCCTACTGGATCGGCCGGGCCATCGGCTCGCAAAGCCTGGCTCAGGGTGAACCCAAGGTCATCGTCGGCCGCGATGGTCGCCTGTCCGGCCCCGAGCTGCTGCAGCAACTGGTGCAGGGCCTGCTCGACTGCGGCTGCGAAGTGACCGATATCGGCATGGTGCCGACCCCGGTGGTGTACTTCGCCGCCAACGTGCTGGAAGGCCGCTCAGCGGTCATGCTCACCGGCAGCCATAACCCGCCGGACTACAACGGCTTCAAGATCATCATCGCCGGTGACACCCTGGCCAACGAGCAGATCCTCGCGCTGAAAACCCGCCTGGACAATAACGACCTGGCCACAGGCGTCGGCAGCGTGCAGCAGATCGACGTCCTGCAGCGCTACTTCAAGACCATCCGTGACGACATCGCCCTGGCCAAGCCGCTGCGCGTGGTGGTCGACTGCGGCAACGGCGCCGCCGGCGTGATCGCCCCACAGCTGATCGAAGCCCTGGGCTGCAGCGTGATTCCGCTGTTCTGCGAAGTCGATGGCACCTTCCCCAACCATCACCCGGACCCGGGCAAGCCGGAGAACCTGGTCGACCTGATCGCCCGCGTCAAAGCGGAAAACGCCGACCTCGGCCTGGCCTTCGACGGTGACGGCGACCGCGTCGGCGTGGTGACCAATACCGGCACCATCGTCTACCCCGACCGCCTGCTGATGCTGTTCGCCAAGGACGTTGTCTCGCGTAACCCCGGCGCCGACATCATCTTCGACGTCAAATGCACCCGTCGCCTGACCCCGTTGATCAGCGGCTACGGCGGCCGCCCAGTGATGTGGAAGACCGGCCACTCGCTGATCAAGAAGAAAATGAAGGAAACCGGCGCCCTGCTGGCTGGCGAGATGAGCGGTCACATCTTCTTCAAGGAGCGCTGGTACGGTTTCGACGACGGCATCTACAGCGCGGCCCGTCTGCTAGAAATCCTCAGCCTGGAAAAACGCAACGCCGAGCAGGTGTTCAGCGCCTTCCCCAGCGATATTTCCACGCCGGAAATCAACATCAAGGTCACCGAGCAGACCAAGTTCGGCATGATCGAGCGCCTGCAACGTGAAGGCCAGTGGGGCGAGGCGAACATCACCAGCATCGACGGTGTACGCGTCGACTATCCCAAGGGCTGGGGCCTGATCCGTGCCTCCAACACCACACCGGTGCTGGTGCTGCGCTTCGAGGCCGACACCCAGGAAGAGCTGGAGCGCATTCAGGACGTGTTCCGCGCGCAACTGCTCAAGGTCGCCCCCGACCTGCAACTGCCCTTTTAA
- the argB gene encoding acetylglutamate kinase: MTLERDAAAQIAKVLSEALPYIRRFVGKTLVIKYGGNAMESEELKQGFARDIVLMKAVGINPVVVHGGGPQIGDLLKRLSIESHFIDGMRVTDTATMDVVEMVLGGQVNKSIVNLINQHGGSAIGLTGKDAGLIRARKLKVSRQTPEMTQPEIIDIGHVGEVTGINTDLLNMLAKGDFIPVIAPIGVGPDGESYNINADLVAGKVAEALKAEKLMLLTNIAGLMNKQGEVLTGLNTEQVNELIADGTIYGGMLPKIKCALEAVQGGVTSSHIIDGRVPNAVLLEIFTDIGNGTMISNRKRP, encoded by the coding sequence ATGACCCTCGAGCGTGACGCCGCTGCCCAGATTGCCAAGGTATTGTCCGAAGCCCTGCCTTATATCCGCCGCTTCGTCGGCAAGACGCTGGTGATCAAGTATGGCGGCAACGCCATGGAGAGCGAGGAGCTCAAGCAGGGCTTCGCCCGCGACATCGTGCTGATGAAGGCGGTCGGCATCAACCCGGTGGTGGTACACGGTGGCGGCCCGCAGATCGGTGATCTGCTCAAGCGCCTGTCCATCGAAAGCCACTTCATTGATGGCATGCGCGTCACCGACACCGCCACCATGGACGTGGTGGAAATGGTGCTCGGCGGCCAGGTCAACAAGAGCATCGTCAACCTGATCAACCAGCATGGCGGCAGCGCCATCGGCCTGACCGGCAAGGATGCCGGCCTGATCCGCGCACGCAAGCTCAAGGTCAGCCGCCAGACGCCGGAGATGACCCAGCCGGAAATCATCGATATCGGTCATGTCGGCGAGGTCACCGGGATCAACACCGACCTGCTCAACATGCTGGCCAAGGGCGACTTCATCCCAGTCATCGCGCCCATCGGCGTCGGCCCGGATGGCGAGTCCTACAACATCAATGCCGACCTGGTCGCCGGCAAGGTAGCCGAGGCGTTGAAGGCCGAGAAACTGATGCTGCTGACCAACATCGCCGGCCTGATGAACAAGCAGGGCGAGGTGCTCACCGGCCTGAACACCGAGCAGGTCAACGAACTGATCGCCGACGGCACCATCTACGGCGGCATGCTGCCGAAGATCAAATGCGCCCTGGAAGCGGTACAGGGTGGCGTGACCAGCTCGCACATCATCGATGGTCGCGTACCCAATGCCGTACTGCTGGAGATCTTCACCGATATCGGCAACGGCACCATGATCAGCAACCGCAAACGCCCCTAA